The following coding sequences lie in one Myxococcus xanthus genomic window:
- a CDS encoding mersacidin/lichenicidin family type 2 lantibiotic, whose protein sequence is MSQKKDHILRAWRDPEYFNSLTAEERAALPANPAAELDLGDDVLESITGGCGCKPGQSSAICTPCPPYHCL, encoded by the coding sequence ATGAGCCAGAAGAAGGACCACATCCTCCGTGCGTGGCGTGACCCCGAGTACTTCAACAGCCTGACCGCCGAGGAGCGCGCCGCGCTCCCCGCGAATCCCGCCGCCGAGCTGGACCTGGGCGACGACGTCCTGGAAAGCATCACCGGCGGCTGTGGCTGCAAGCCCGGTCAGTCCAGCGCCATCTGCACGCCGTGCCCGCCGTACCACTGTCTCTGA
- a CDS encoding mersacidin/lichenicidin family type 2 lantibiotic produces the protein MSQKKDHILRAWRDPEYFNSLSSEERASLPANPAAELELGDDLLEVITGGDFCLPGQSSPQCTPCPPRHCF, from the coding sequence ATGAGCCAGAAGAAGGACCACATCCTCCGCGCGTGGCGTGACCCCGAGTACTTCAACAGCCTGTCGTCGGAGGAGCGCGCATCCCTGCCCGCCAACCCCGCCGCCGAGCTGGAGTTGGGGGACGACCTCCTGGAGGTCATCACCGGCGGCGACTTCTGCCTGCCCGGCCAGTCCAGCCCCCAGTGCACGCCGTGCCCGCCGCGGCACTGCTTCTGA